Proteins encoded by one window of SAR202 cluster bacterium:
- a CDS encoding Ldh family oxidoreductase, with product MMYSRSPVPMLERFKVPEEIQVRIPERSFRATINALYLKTGMPPEDAALATDVIVTTDLWGNESHGVSNELRGYIQSLRTGHINPRPNVRIVREFPGSAVIDGDKGHGSVVGPRAMEMAIEKARTTGVAAVTVFNCGHAGGVGYHAMLAAKQDMVGMSATNWGGGVLPTFGAEPRLGTNPISFAAPARNEAPLMFDAATSQVPSNKINIARRLGAKMMPGWIADENGVPIMKEVPVPSGKYYKLLLGSTREMGSHKGYGLNMMVETLAGFLNFPFTDSPSGGHFFAAFNIAAFTDVDKFKTDMDRRLKTLRETRPAPGHDRVFYPGLPEFETELERRANGIPLHLEVVEWFDRICEELGVEKLQRP from the coding sequence ATGATGTACTCCAGGAGTCCGGTCCCAATGCTTGAGCGCTTCAAAGTCCCTGAAGAAATCCAGGTCCGTATCCCGGAGCGGTCGTTTCGGGCGACCATCAACGCGCTCTATCTGAAGACCGGAATGCCTCCGGAAGACGCCGCTCTTGCCACGGACGTGATCGTCACGACGGACCTCTGGGGAAACGAGTCCCACGGCGTCTCCAATGAGCTGCGCGGCTACATACAGAGCCTTCGAACCGGCCACATCAATCCGCGCCCGAACGTGAGAATCGTAAGGGAATTCCCCGGCTCCGCCGTCATCGACGGCGATAAGGGACACGGCAGCGTCGTCGGGCCGCGGGCGATGGAGATGGCGATCGAGAAGGCCCGAACCACCGGCGTCGCGGCGGTCACTGTCTTTAACTGCGGGCACGCAGGGGGAGTCGGTTACCACGCAATGCTTGCCGCAAAGCAAGATATGGTGGGTATGTCCGCCACTAACTGGGGAGGCGGCGTTCTGCCTACCTTCGGCGCAGAGCCGAGGCTTGGCACGAACCCCATCTCCTTCGCCGCTCCCGCCCGCAACGAGGCGCCTCTGATGTTCGACGCAGCAACATCGCAGGTGCCGAGCAACAAGATCAATATCGCGCGCAGGCTCGGCGCAAAAATGATGCCGGGGTGGATAGCGGACGAAAACGGTGTCCCGATCATGAAAGAAGTCCCGGTGCCATCGGGCAAGTACTACAAGCTGCTGCTGGGCTCCACAAGGGAGATGGGGTCCCACAAGGGTTACGGGCTGAACATGATGGTGGAAACGCTCGCGGGCTTTCTCAACTTCCCGTTCACCGATAGCCCATCAGGCGGCCACTTCTTCGCGGCGTTCAACATCGCAGCGTTCACGGACGTGGATAAGTTCAAGACAGACATGGACAGGAGGCTGAAGACGCTCAGGGAGACGAGGCCGGCCCCCGGTCATGACCGTGTGTTCTATCCGGGCCTGCCGGAGTTCGAGACCGAGCTCGAGCGTCGCGCAAATGGCATTCCGTTGCACCTTGAGGTGGTGGAGTGGTTCGACAGGATCTGCGAAGAGTTGGGCGTGGAGAAGCTGCAGCGGCCCTGA
- a CDS encoding alpha/beta hydrolase: MRKLLRDVDLAFEESSAPEPIGALVLVHGWACDHTYMAPLFRHFAARYRVVSVDLRGHGESDCPAQDYTIDGFADDVAWLCDRLGIRSPVIIGHSMGGVVAYEAAARHPGLARAIVALDSPLAMDDLRVRAMRPLRRRFHAPEYRELVKDHVRGMFLPTDDADMQARIVEGMSSRPQHVIASAMEHMLLSRSASAATTPPVSVPVLAVASAGGHMTDLDRLSRLCPGLVTGQTLDSGHFLQLQVPARVVSMIERFLENDVLQESGPNA; the protein is encoded by the coding sequence ATGCGCAAGCTGCTACGCGACGTAGACCTTGCATTCGAAGAATCGAGCGCCCCGGAGCCCATCGGGGCGCTCGTGCTCGTTCACGGCTGGGCGTGCGACCACACCTACATGGCCCCGCTGTTCAGGCACTTCGCCGCTCGCTACAGGGTCGTGTCGGTCGACCTCCGTGGCCACGGAGAGAGCGACTGCCCCGCCCAGGACTACACGATCGACGGCTTCGCAGACGATGTGGCATGGCTGTGCGACCGGCTAGGCATTCGCTCGCCCGTGATCATAGGCCACAGCATGGGCGGCGTTGTCGCGTACGAAGCCGCCGCGCGCCACCCAGGACTGGCCCGGGCTATAGTCGCGCTCGATTCTCCTCTTGCGATGGACGACTTACGCGTCCGCGCAATGCGTCCACTACGCCGCCGGTTCCACGCGCCGGAGTACCGCGAGCTCGTCAAAGACCACGTGCGCGGGATGTTCTTGCCGACAGACGACGCCGATATGCAGGCGCGAATCGTCGAAGGGATGAGCTCCCGGCCGCAGCATGTTATCGCTTCGGCAATGGAACACATGCTACTAAGCCGGAGCGCCTCCGCCGCCACAACGCCGCCCGTAAGCGTGCCAGTCCTTGCCGTCGCGTCCGCCGGCGGTCACATGACCGACCTGGACCGTCTTAGCCGCCTTTGCCCAGGGCTCGTAACCGGGCAGACGCTCGACTCCGGTCACTTCCTCCAGCTCCAGGTACCCGCCCGGGTGGTCTCCATGATCGAGCGGTTCCTCGAAAATGATGTACTCCAGGAGTCCGGTCCCAATGCTTGA
- a CDS encoding peptidylprolyl isomerase — protein sequence MVIDPAKETYTAVIETSKGTITFDLFADEAPVTVNNFVFLARDGFYNGVIFHRIIKGFMVQSGDPEGSGRGGPGYRFKDEPVKRNYVAGTLAMANAGPNTNGSQFFIVHAKDAGLPKNYTIFGRAKDGTKVIDDLANTPVTAGPGGEKSSPVAAPTIKKIEIKATPKA from the coding sequence ATGGTCATCGATCCCGCCAAGGAGACCTACACCGCCGTCATCGAGACGTCGAAGGGCACAATTACCTTCGACCTGTTCGCGGACGAAGCGCCGGTCACGGTAAATAACTTCGTCTTTCTTGCCAGGGACGGATTCTACAACGGCGTCATCTTTCACCGCATAATCAAGGGCTTCATGGTCCAGAGCGGCGACCCCGAAGGGTCCGGCCGCGGCGGACCCGGCTACCGGTTCAAGGACGAGCCCGTCAAGCGCAACTACGTTGCAGGCACGCTCGCGATGGCAAACGCCGGCCCGAACACGAACGGCAGCCAGTTCTTCATCGTCCACGCCAAGGACGCCGGCCTTCCCAAGAACTACACGATCTTCGGCCGGGCAAAGGACGGCACTAAGGTCATCGACGATCTTGCCAACACGCCCGTGACCGCCGGGCCGGGCGGCGAGAAGTCCAGCCCCGTCGCGGCGCCCACGATCAAGAAGATCGAGATCAAGGCGACGCCCAAGGCGTGA